In Schistocerca serialis cubense isolate TAMUIC-IGC-003099 chromosome 3, iqSchSeri2.2, whole genome shotgun sequence, the following proteins share a genomic window:
- the LOC126470672 gene encoding piggyBac transposable element-derived protein 4-like, with amino-acid sequence MLILMGVHQLPQLGNYWSSDPILRVTAISSVMTKLRYKKIVENLHCNDNSTCVKKGKPGYDKLHKIRPVIRAISNKICKVYKPSSVSAVDELMVAFKGRSTLKQYMPMKPVKRGYKVWCLADTSTGFIINFDIYTGKRDTNDTSKFTLGEEVALTLTKAIDGSKRLVAFDNYFTTVRIMEELQSHGLYGIGTVRPNRKDLPDMLKKNSKLSRGEFEFAVRSCIAAVKWQDYIEVLKPAMRSISIMPEAAQLPSVNHLTKNKANDLKNFTSYIENESEAVKEFYSKVVRGNANYTEDKVLYYEETFH; translated from the exons ATGCTTATTTTGATGGGTGTTCATCAGCTTCCACAACTCGGAAATTATTGGAGCAGTGATCCTATTCTTCGAGTAACTGCTATCTCATCGGTCATGACAAAGCTTCGATACAAAAAAATTGTTGAGAACCTGCATTGCAATGACAACAGCACGTGTGTCAAAAAAGGGAAGCCAGGTTATGACAAGTTACACAAAATTCGACCTGTCATCAGAGCAATATCAAATAAGATTTGTAAAGTCTACAAACCATCTTCTGTTTCAGCAGTTgatgaattaatggtggccttcaaAGGACGGTCAACACTCAAACAATATATGCCAATGAAACCAGTGAAGCGTGGATATAAAGTGTGGTGCTTAGCTGATACTAGTACTGGGTTCATCATAAATTTCGACATCTACACTGGAAAAAGAGATACAAATGATACATCCAAATTTACTTTGGGTGAAGAAGTTGCGCTTACTCTAACAAAGGCAATCGATGGCAGCAAAAGGCTGGTAGCTTTTGACAATTATTTTACAACAGTACGAATAATGGAAGAGTTACAGTCTCATGGACTTTATGGCATCGGAACTGTTCGTCCAAACAGGAAGGATTTGCCTGATATGCTGAAAAAAAATTCCAAGCTTAGCAGGGGAGAATTCGAATTTGCTGTCAGGTCATGCATTGCAGCAGTGAAGTGGCAGGATT ACATTGAGGTGCTGAAACCTGCAATGAGAAGTATTTCAATAATGCCTGAAGCAGCTCAACTTCCATCAGTGAATCACCTAACCAAAAATAAAGCCAATGACTTGAAGAACTTCACGTCATATATTGAAAATGAATCAGAGGCAGTTAAAGAGTTCTATTCAAAAGTTGTCAGAGGGAATGCTAATTATACTGAAGACAAAGTTCTGTATTATGAAGAAACTTTTCACTAA